Below is a genomic region from Methanoregula sp..
GGTTCCATCTATTCTCAACCTAGCATTGACTGAATAGTTTCCGCTCGCAAGCCCGGTTGTATCGAAAATCTTGTACTGAGTTGTCTTATCCTCCATAATGGTGACTTGTTGTGTGGCAATCTGTTGGACTGTTGGTGAATACAATTCGACAAAGAATATAGTACCTACCGGCAAATCAGAATCGATAGAGCATTTTATAGGTGTCCCTGCGATCACACGATCTGTGCAATCGACATAGAGCCCATAACCGGACACGGACGTAACAAGAGAGATTAAACATAAAATAAAAAGTATGCTTCTTGGCATATTCCAATCATTGAGAAATTGTCTGATAAACGTTCTGATTTTAACTACGGGAAATATTACAAAAAAATCAAGACCCGCACATGAGCTCACGCGCCGCTCTTTAGTGACGTGATATCAGAAGTGATGGGTGGCAAAATGAAGGATATCTATAATCCCTGATCGATGTGCGAAGGTCAAGATTCGAGTCAATAAAACATACTCTCGACCATGTCCACCTTCCAGATATCTTACTGTTCGAAATCCCGCCCATCAACAAATCCTTCAGATCATCGAACAAGGGTAATATTTCCTCGAACAATCCCCTACTTCATACTCATTATCTGCCTCACCGTCAGCAGCCATTGCAGTTCGCCACTCACCGGGTCAAACCGTGCATTCCGGATCTTCGCAAGCCCGCCTTTGCCAAAAGCGATCCGGGCATCGCCTCCCCCCGTGATCATATAACCGGTGAACGAACCTAAGAGGGGTTCATGCCCGATGATAAGCAGCGACTCCTCTTCGGGCCGGCCCGTTACGCGCGATTCCAGCGCTTCAATACTGGAACCCGGTGTCAGCTCCTCCCACTGCGTGAGAATCCCGCGCTTGCCGAGTGCTTTAGCTACGATCTGTGCGCTTTCGATTGCCCGGGCATACGGGCTTGTTGCTATGCAGCCGAATACGACATCGCGGGATGCAAGAAACTCCGCAACACCGAGAATTTCAGTGCGGCCCTCACCGGTAAGCGCCCTGGCTTCGTCACCATGGACAGAGGGTGCACGTTTCTCCGCCCGGCCATGTCTCAGAATATATATATCCACGTTGATGAGAAGGAAGCCAAAGGGCAAAAAGGTTCTTGTCCCTAGAGCAACTCGGACAACCGCTTCCCGACACTGCTCTCGCACCGTTCCTTGTATTTGCACCGGTTGCAGGGTGCGTTCAGCGGGTGCTGGGGCATCTCACCGTTCCGGATAGATTTGATCTTGTGCATGGCGGCAATCACCTGCCGCCGGTCCCGGGGCTGGACCTCGTGGTAGCGTGACACCCCGTCCGGGATATATTCCACAGACCCGCCTTTCACTTCTGATCCGGTCATCTCTTCGAGACAGAACGCGATACCGGCAATCCGGAGCCGGTCTGCGGAATAGGTCCCGAACGGCATCGCTCCTGCAGCCCGGACGATCGAGAAGGTTCCGTCAGCAGCAATGCGGTCGATCATGCCGACAATCCCATGCTTATCCGAAACCACCTTCACATCGGTCTGGACCGCAGGTTTCCATTCGCTTTTATTGCAGGCGGTAATGCAGAGTGCCAGGAACTCCTTAAGGGTCGGGTCGAGTGCCGGGGAAACGGCGATGATCTCCTGCCAGATTGCCTCCGCATCGAGGGGTGTTCCCAGATGATACGAGAGCTGTTTGCAGACCGCGTACCGGTCTGATTCGGCGACCGGCTCGTTCCGTTCGTAATAAAACCGGACCGGACACGCGTGCACCCGCACCAGTTCCGAGACCGTTACATGCTGCCTCTGCTCTGCCAGGATGATTCCTCTGGTTAACGTAGGGAACCGGGTGGATTAACCTTTTTGAAATCTTTTTGTCCACCAAATAACATCCCTTTTGAGAAGGTTCCGGCAGGAATTGCATTTGAAACCAATGTTTGATAGCCGCTGAGGGCATATCTGGTAAGCATGACAGGACAGGAAATTTCAGTCAATATCCCGCAGACGCTCGATCCGGTATACAGCAATATGATCCAGATTGCCTACAAGGAAGATGAATTCACGTTTCTCTTCCTTCACCAGCTCCCCCAGGTGAACCAGGCCCGGGCAAAGGCGATCGTCTCGATCACCCCGACCCATGCCAAGAACCTGCTCGCCGTACTCACCAAAACCATGGCAGATTACGAAGGAAAGTTCGGCACCATCGCTCCCAAAGAACAACAGGGGCCACAGAGCGTCACGACATTGAGCGGGTATTCCTGAACCATACCATCAAACACATCTTTTATTAGCGTAACGGTCGACATTATGAGATACTGCGCCGCCGTGGCTTAGCGGCATAGCGGCTGATTCGTAATCAGCAGGTCGAGGGTTCAATTCCCTCCGGCGGCTTAAAACAAAAATCTCTTCATTTCTTCGTTCTTTTCTAAAAATAAGTTAAATTTGAACTCAGATTGATGTAATTGATTGTAATATATTAATAATTTAGATGATAATGGTATAATCGCAAATTGAGACTATTTTTCAAATTTAACGATATTACAAGCGATTTTGAGAAGGTGCGGCTTTTAACTTCCGGGAAGATTCACGACGTAAAATTCCACTAGAATCAAACACAATCAACTAGCAAGATTAATTAATTTTTCAGCGCTCTAGACTAGCATGTCAGACTTTCATTATGTCAAGTTTGAGTATGGCGAGGCGTCGATCCGGAAAGCCATGGAGCGTGATCAACTGACTGATGAAGATACTGCATTAATCCGGGAATTTGTCGATGAGTTGTTTTCTCTTCGTGGTATTTCGTTAAGCAGGAGAAACAAACTGATTTACGGCCTTGTATTCTGGAGAAAATTTTTACCGGCTTTTCGAGAGACAACATATGCAAATCTGACTCATGCCATATCACAGGTCAGAGTTGCAAAAAATCGGAGAGGGGGAAAATACAAACAAAACACTCTGCATGATCACATTGTCCTGATTAAACGGTTTTTCAGATGGCTGGTTGAGAAAAAAATCGCCCATCCTTCAATTACTCCTGAAGGACTTACGAGAATTAAGCAACCTTCAGTCAAGCGGGTCACGAAATCTCCCGACGAGCTCCTGACAATGAAGGAGATCCGATTATTGATAAAAAACGCCGGGACTCCCTTGTATCGCGCGGTCATCTGTATGCTGTATGAAGGGGGTTTTCGGGCAAAGGAAATCGGCACTCTGACATGGAATCAAGTCACTATTGATCAATATGGCCTGGCTATTCGGACTGACGTGAAAACCGATATCACGCGGTATGTCCGGCTTGTTACGAGTAAAAAACACCTCGTTGCCTGGAAACGAGTCTATCCCGGAAAAGCATCTGGGAACAATTTTGTATTTGTGGATTCAGAGGGAAATCCTCTGTCCCACTATCATATGCTGCGCCAGATACGGATCATTGGCAGAAATGCCGGCATTAAGAGAAAGATCACCCTTCATATTTTTCGGCACACACGGATCACCCATCTCGTTAAGAAGGGAATCAAAGAGGATGTCATCAAACTGATGATGTGGGGGAATCTGAAGACCGACATGTTTCAGACTTATGCCCATTTATCCCCAAAGGATATTGACGAGATCGTGATTAAGATGCAAGGGGTAGACATCAAGCCTTTGCCAAAGGAACGGCCACTTGCACCCAGACTTTGCAAACATTGTGGGGAGATTAATTCTCCGACGTTCAACTATTGCGGGAAATGCGGGAGAGAGTTATAATAAAAAATGGATTTT
It encodes:
- a CDS encoding site-specific integrase, translated to MSDFHYVKFEYGEASIRKAMERDQLTDEDTALIREFVDELFSLRGISLSRRNKLIYGLVFWRKFLPAFRETTYANLTHAISQVRVAKNRRGGKYKQNTLHDHIVLIKRFFRWLVEKKIAHPSITPEGLTRIKQPSVKRVTKSPDELLTMKEIRLLIKNAGTPLYRAVICMLYEGGFRAKEIGTLTWNQVTIDQYGLAIRTDVKTDITRYVRLVTSKKHLVAWKRVYPGKASGNNFVFVDSEGNPLSHYHMLRQIRIIGRNAGIKRKITLHIFRHTRITHLVKKGIKEDVIKLMMWGNLKTDMFQTYAHLSPKDIDEIVIKMQGVDIKPLPKERPLAPRLCKHCGEINSPTFNYCGKCGREL
- the sixA gene encoding phosphohistidine phosphatase SixA, which gives rise to MDIYILRHGRAEKRAPSVHGDEARALTGEGRTEILGVAEFLASRDVVFGCIATSPYARAIESAQIVAKALGKRGILTQWEELTPGSSIEALESRVTGRPEEESLLIIGHEPLLGSFTGYMITGGGDARIAFGKGGLAKIRNARFDPVSGELQWLLTVRQIMSMK
- a CDS encoding Dna2/Cas4 domain-containing protein — protein: MHACPVRFYYERNEPVAESDRYAVCKQLSYHLGTPLDAEAIWQEIIAVSPALDPTLKEFLALCITACNKSEWKPAVQTDVKVVSDKHGIVGMIDRIAADGTFSIVRAAGAMPFGTYSADRLRIAGIAFCLEEMTGSEVKGGSVEYIPDGVSRYHEVQPRDRRQVIAAMHKIKSIRNGEMPQHPLNAPCNRCKYKERCESSVGKRLSELL
- a CDS encoding DUF3467 domain-containing protein; translated protein: MTGQEISVNIPQTLDPVYSNMIQIAYKEDEFTFLFLHQLPQVNQARAKAIVSITPTHAKNLLAVLTKTMADYEGKFGTIAPKEQQGPQSVTTLSGYS